AAATAGTACTTTgctttcacaaaatctgcagaaaATAGCACTATTGGACCAAGTTGAGGCTCCCTTTGGaacattcaaaaataaaccaaatTGTGTGATATTATATGGGTTTTGAAGCTTGTGTTCTATactttaaaaacatataaattttGTAGAAAACAGAGCTCTAAATTGGAAGTTatgccaaaaagaaaaatggagtcTTGAAACTGGAAACCCAGTTTTCTGCTACTGTTTGGCAGCTCGCGACCCAAGTATAAATAAGATTTTGATTAATCAAAACTCAAGGGAACTGGGTGAAAATAATTGGGTTACGATCATGAACATATGTACTTTCAACACACTAAAAATTTTCTTCAAAGAAGCACATAAAGACCTAGAAATTAAGCGCCAAAGAAGGCTACTCGAAACTTGAGTTTTCTTTGCAAAGAAATCAATTTTCTGCAACTTACATAACAGCCCACTTCCAATTCATATAACAAATCCCAAAATACTTTCAGGTAGTCCAGAAGTCATGTATACAACATCCAAAACTAACATGACTCAAAATTTAACAAGAAATTGACCTTTTGAACCAAACCCTTGATCAAGAAATTTGATCTACACACCAATTCTGAATTACTCAACTCTAATTCATGTTCAGACTAGTTGatagaaaaccctaaataaaaatatgaaCTCCAAATATATCACAACAGTTTCAATTCAACTTAAGGAAAttacatttgaaaattaagataaTCAAGGAACAAGGAATTTACCCTTCAATTCTTTGAATCTTTCCTTCACAATCATGTTTTCTAACTCTCAATTTCTCTGccaaacactctctctctctgattttTGTCcgaagaaagaagaatttcCTTCCAAAAGCTATGGAAGAGTCGCCTCCTCCCCATTTCTTTCTTTTGCCCCTCTGATTTTTTCCTTCCCGTGGCCTATTTCCATCCAAAACACAATATGGAACCTTCCCAAAACCATGGCaaaatgactattttgcccCTACTTTCGTTCGTTTCTATTTCATTCGTTATAACCCCGTTTGTCGAACGGTTTTCGCCTACACACTCGTGAAATCGTCctctatccaaatatgtcaagaaatatgacaaaatatatgaggataaaatacgtcCTCATATAATTACGTTAAACCAACTAGGGTATTTTCGTCTTTTTAACTTATCGATACAAATATCTACCGTAATTATAAATACATTGTAATTACAAATATGACTACAAAATacttattttaatattcaaatCCATGAATGGATCTTCACATTTTTCCCACTGAACTTTCCTTAAccatttattgatttattttccTATTTCCTTCACATATTAAtaacataaataattaatttatatatttaaatttttcagggtattacaacGTTCTTCTATCCATTCTAATTTGGTTCACACATTGAACATCATCATATCCTATTATGCTGTCTAAATAGGCTAACTCTACCATTCTCCTAACAAATGTGCGGTTTCTAAGTGCAAGTTGCCGATTACACCTTCTAGTTGAATTATGGTTCATCATGAATCACATCATCAACCAAGTCACAATATTCAAGTACCATAACTTAACAATGAAGCATGCCACAATATTTCTTTCATCCATGTctagtgaaaatataaaataacattATTAGATAGTGGCAAATAATTAAGTAACTGGAGCATGACATTATACATGTAAGTAAGGACATAAGAAAATACAAGAAGACATGATTATTGGTTAATTAAAGCAAAAATGCATAATAACATTGAAAACGGAATAGCATGAGAACTTATCAACCAAAATCAGGATGCATATTTCATAATTGTTTCCTTCCCTACCAAAATATTACAACTCTGATATGCAGTGCCGCTACTATTTGCAGTTGTGTCATTAAGACATTATAACACAACAATAGACCACAACACAGTTATTTTCCATCAGCCAATGTGATCCTAGACAAAGCTAAACACCTAAAATGAACAAATGCAACCAATGACACCGCTACATTGAAGGAGACTTCGTACCAAATACAAGTGTGAAAAGGAAGTACCTTCTCAACATAATGCCAGACCAAGAAAAGAAATGTCATAGGCAGATAATAAATCCTACATACCGTTTGGGTGATGAGAAGGAAAAATTACAATGAAATCAGAAAGATGTCTTGACATTCATCCATTaaggaagcatgttacgaatcgaattcaaaaaatcaaaacaccaaGTTCCGGAGAGAAAGAAGTCTAGTCTATGATGGCACTTTGTACAACCTCAAATCATTGTATATTTATCACCTCATTGTGACTCGAAAACATCAACTTAATGGTCACGCTGAAGTTTACTAATTATGCTCTCTAATGTTTCAAAAGATTCAAGATTGTGACTCGAAAACCCTACTCACATACTCACATATATCCAATACATACACATGTCTAAGCCATTAAACTGAGCTGCTAAAAGGGCCAAATTATAGCAGCTAACTACGTGTAATAAGTGAACCTGCATATTCCTACTCTACACTCTGCACTAAATGCGTACTATCAATTATCGAGCGAAATCTCTGATTCTTCGCAAAAATCATAATTACCCATAAATAATTGATGCTCAACAGCGACTATTGAGTTGAAAAGGCTCACATTTGGCAGTGTTTACACAAAATTGTTTTTTAGCCACTCATCTACAGTTTCTTCAATACGCCCTTCTCGATGCAACATCTACACCCAATCGACCAGCGAATACTGCTGATGTTCATGAAAAATCTAAAATTCCACACCCAATCCCAAGTACTAAACAATATACTGATATGGATGAAAGTTCAACACCAACAACAAATCTAAAATTCGACCCCAACGACGAaccctaaaattcaaaaattctaattaaaacacaaaattacaTGATCAATTGCATAATTAGAGAGAAAACAATAACTAGATTCAatcaattgaaagaaaattgcAAGAAAATAGAAGGGGGGGAAGAACAAAGGGAGGGCCGGAACTTGGGAAAAAGAAGACAAATgagaagatgaacttggattcaaacaaagaagaagaaggtgtttAAGAAGACTAACGTAGGATTCACACAAGAGAACAAGCACAAAAGAGGCAAAGAAAGTAGCTAGATAGGATCGATAGTGCGTCTGGAAAGGAAGGAGAGAGCGAGAAATTTCACCcgactaagggctggtttggtattgatgtgctttgaaaaaaagctgctgtgagaataagcagttgtgctgttagaataagcggctgtgaaataaagccagcagagtgtttggtaaactttttcgtaaaagtgcttttggaaaaaaaagtgtttggtaaacttttatgtaaaacagctgtgactgtgtgaaatgaccaaaaatggTATAATACTATATgtgctattaatttaattttcttaacaaataaaagtgaattattaaatatattttattttaaaaaaagaaatatttataaattttatgttaaatattaattagtatgacaaagtacttcaattgaaatattttagactGAATAGTTAGGattcattagtacaatattgttaATGTACTTGAAAGTAGTCTAATTAGATGCATTCATCAAACTTGCTGCTATTCTATTTCTTAATGCTTCTATCTCATGGGATCCTTCAACTTGATAATTTTGgtattcttcatcatcatcatcactactaTCGCTCTCTTCACAATAGTCCCTGGGGTCATCAAAATGACGATCACTTTCAGAATACCTCCGTATGTAGTTATGAAGAGTCATTGTAGCAATGACAATCTTCACTTGCTTATTGAACGGGTAATTAGGCATATCCCTTAAAATTGCCCATCTTTTCTTCCATACCCCAAAAGTTCGTTCAATGATGCTCCTTAGAGAAGAATGCATGTGGTTGAATACCTCTTTATGACCCGTTGGTTCAGGATCCCTACGAAAATCCGGGAAATGATATCTTTCACCTTTATATGGTCCCAAATAACCTCTCATTTGTGGGTACCCTGCATCTACCAAATAATATTTtcctaaaaattgaaaattttgttttgtattgtaaTAATTATACAAAGCAAGTATGTAAATTGTTATAAATAAGTATGAAGATTACCATTTGGAGGCTTTGGAAAGTTTAAATTTGGATTCCATAGCACGCATAAAAAAAACCCTTGTATCATGTGCAGTGCCTTCCCATCCGGCACAAGCAAATGTGAATTGCATGTCAAAATTACATGCAGCCATAACATTTTGTGTCGGTATTCCTTTCCTACCAATGTATGGAACTTGATCCGGAGGTGGTATTGAAGCCTCAACATGTACTCCATCTATGGCACCAATACAATCCTAAAAATAATAACATAGAAGAAAATCGTCAACCTACACTTATAGTTTGCAAACACTTATAGTTTACAAATAAGTTAGAAGACGAGTCAAAATTTACCTTAAAATAAGGCATGTATCTTGTATCTCTCCTTATTTCTTGGGGAATGCCACGAAACTCAAAATCCATCGGTTTGATAATATCTATTGTCATCTTACATACGATATCTAACACAACACCAAAATATCTACTAACAGTCTCACCAGAATGTTGAAATCTCTCTTGAGCTAATCTATTTTTCACACCATGTCCCAACATATGTAAGAACATTCCTAATATTTCAATTGCATTCATTTTCCTTGAACCTTTCAACCCATAATTAGTTTGCAAGTCATTGGATAATCTATAAATGACATCTTTGTTCATCCTAAACATTCTATAGCATCGCACATGATTTCCTTGTAGTACTTCCATCAACCAAATATTACCTGTTTGGGAAGAATTCATACACGGAGTTTTGTGGacatattttaaataatatgtttCAACAGCTCTCGCTACAGCACATATAATTACACCATCCTCCAAATCCTGAACATCATCATCAGAGGTATTCATATTGAATATACACCTGTAACCTAACACATAATTCAACATTTCACAAGTCATAATCCAACAATCACTAAGAAGTCATACTCCGACATTCAAGAACAAGTCATAATCCAACGTTTAACAAGAAATCATAATTCAACATTCAACATATAATCCAACATTCAATAAACATGTAGTAACATTCAATACATAATCTTAATGCAAAGTACAACCACACATATAGTCCTAATTCATAGTTTTAGGCTTTTAGCTCCCTATTGTTCTTTGTTGAACAGATATTTCAACCAAGTTAGCTGGACTTCAGGATCTTTCATCGTGCCAAACACCTCTCGCTTCTCTGCACTACAAAATAAACATGTAGCAAACAGCCATAACTCGCTAGGTGGCTCACAACCAGGCAATTGTGCAACAGTCGCTAACACTTCTGAAATACTATTTCCTATATGCAGTTTGGACATCAATGAGTTTGCAGAACTCCTAGTTTCATAAACTTCAACAAGACGGTCAATTTGACCACAAAGTTTTGCAGCACCtctaatttttttccctttcttgttTTGCAATTCTCCTTGGTTAGccgctcttttttttttcccttcctacTAGCTTGCCTTATATCCTGCATGGTCTCAATTTCATCCTCATCATCTGAATCAACTTGTCCTATAGATTCATCTCTTGTATCTGGTGGTAGTACTCCAGAGGAAGGTGCCCAGGCATGTTCACCGGTAGCAACTGTGTTCAAGAACATCCTATCTAACTTGTCCTCCATCTTAGGACTAATGCCCTTTTTTCGGAATTTTCCATATTCTTTGTTTATCTACAAGTAAGAAAGAATATGGTTAAGCCATATTGCCTGATATCATAatacatattaaaaaataaatacacaaATCTGAATTTTATTATTCCACCACTCCTGAGAGGCATCAACGGTACCCTTGCTCGAATTCCACCCTAGGCCAGTTTCTTTACCAACTAGCTCTTTCCACAACTTCCACTCATTTTTAAGTGCATCCcacttatttttcagttgctTTCTTTCATAATCATGCCCTGTCTCTGCCTTGAAGTTAGCTCTAATATTTGCATATCCATCTTTGTCAAAGTGAGTGCCCGGACGATGTCCGGCCTCAACCTCCTTGATGCAAATATCACAAAATATAGATATATTGTGGGCATTCCATGTAGCAATAGGATTTGACGAAGATGCCCCATTCTTTGCCATTGATACCAACTACTGATTTGTAATATAACCAAGAAATAACCAATAAACGATCGACATACAACTACAAAAGATTA
The nucleotide sequence above comes from Malus sylvestris chromosome 16, drMalSylv7.2, whole genome shotgun sequence. Encoded proteins:
- the LOC126609170 gene encoding uncharacterized protein LOC126609170, translated to MNFSIIQNCPPSLQSLLSASLSFSSYSFLSFSLLSFRIPEPGNQISLVLSFQNQCSPLFSRSPGSFVFVSYLSGRKWVSEDIAEAVLEQLVSMAKNGASSSNPIATWNAHNISIFCDICIKEVEAGHRPGTHFDKDGYANIRANFKAETGHDYERKQLKNKWDALKNEWKLWKELVGKETGLGWNSSKGTVDASQEWWNNKIQICINKEYGKFRKKGISPKMEDKLDRMFLNTVATGEHAWAPSSGVLPPDTRDESIGQVDSDDEDEIETMQDISAEKREVFGTMKDPEVQLTWLKYLFNKEQ